The genomic segment TGCGCCGCGGGGGCCTCGTCGCCCCGGACACGGTCGCCGTCTCCGCGGTCAGCGGCGCGGGGATCGACGCGCTGCTGGCGCGGGTGCGCGAACTGGTGGCCGGCGCGGGGGAGCGGGAGCGCGAGCTTCTCGTCCCGTACCCCCGGCTCGGCGCCCTGGCGCGCCTGCGCCGCGCGGGACGCGTGCTCGCGGAGACCGCTGGTCCCGAGGGCCTCCTCGTGCGCCTGCGCTGCGACGACGCCGAGGCCGCCCGCCTCGAGCGCGCGCTGGCGGCGGACCCGCCCACCGGCCCCGCGGGCCTCGATTGACAGGGCGGGGACACCCGCCCTACCATCGCCGCGGGAAACGAACACACCGACAACACGGACGGCAAGGAGGATCCTGACCATGAACACGAGCAGAGCGACATCGCTCCTGGCCGGCGCCCTCGCGCTGACCCTGGCCGCGGCCTGCGCGCCCATGCAGCCGACCGCCATGGTCACCAGCGGCCCCGGCCCCGGCATCGCGGAGGCGCAGGCGGTCCCCTACAACGGCCCGAAGGCCCGGATCACCGTCTCGAAGTTCACGGACAAGAGCGCCAAGGGGTACGGCGGCATCGGCGAGGGCATGAGCGAGATGATGACGACGGCCCTCTTCAACACGAACCGCTTCATCGTGCTCGAGCGCGGAGAGCTTGGCGAGGTGCTGCGGGAGCAGGACCTCGGCGCGAGCGGCCGCATCAAGAAGGGGACCGAGGCGGCCATCGGCGAGGTCGAGGGCGCGGAGCTGCTCGTCGTCGGCGCCATCACCGAATTCGAGCCCAACGCCGCCGGCGCGGGCGGGGGGCTGGTCCTCCCGGGC from the bacterium genome contains:
- a CDS encoding CsgG/HfaB family protein, whose protein sequence is MNTSRATSLLAGALALTLAAACAPMQPTAMVTSGPGPGIAEAQAVPYNGPKARITVSKFTDKSAKGYGGIGEGMSEMMTTALFNTNRFIVLERGELGEVLREQDLGASGRIKKGTEAAIGEVEGAELLVVGAITEFEPNAAGAGGGLVLPGFGAGLGVKTAHVAIDIRVIDAKTSRILAAQTVEGRAQDIGGLGAIAPGPLAIGFGAFAKTPMEKAIRVCIQTAVNFIAQQTPAQYYHY